The DNA segment TTAATCTGTCTATTTGCCATTTCTGAGGAGCGAGTACTAAAACCTATTCGACTAGAGAGccataaaacattttttattagttgATATGCCATGTTCAAACTTTTTGCTAGATTCTAATATTCCGTGTATTCAGCAGAAAAgctacaaaataaatattgttaaaaCTTTGGGGAAAAGTGTGTTTCGAATGATAACTCTTCAACAGTTCAACTGACGTGTTTCTATCTTTAAGTGGACTCTACTATtgtaatttgaaattattatatcCTATAAAGAGATTTAGCATATCTAATGTGAGTGGGTGAACTTTAGAAGAGAAAGTGTGGATTGATAACCAATGATTGAAAATCAATAACAACCTCATAGTTAGAGAAAGTGTGGATTGATAACCAATGATTGAAAATCAATAACAACCTCATAGTTAGAGAAAGTGTGGATGGATAACCAATGATTGAAAATCAATAACAACCTCATAGTTCATAGTAGTTTGTAATAcatgaatatatattttatcataatttcAGCCACTGATTTTCTAATCAATGGCTATAATTCCACACTTCTCTCTCCACCCTCACTTTAGAGAAGCCAAACATTGCTGTAAGATATCTATGAATATTGATTATCCTTTTCTTTTGATTAATGGAATGCTAGTTAATTATCTTTAGTAGACCATGTAACTGTACTTTCGACATTCATGCTCAACTGTGGAACATATACAAACTCCTGCTTTTCCTAAAGGGGTAGATATTTTTGTtcaggttctgtaaaatcattcCCATCCAAAAATTATTCCCAGACATGTTTTGCATGTTGTTATGTATATAAGTCAATCCTTTTTTATCCTAAAGTGTTCCAAGAAAATGATGTGATTTTCAACTTCAGAGATGGATCGGAGTGTGAAGCGCATGTTGAAGCTGATAGAAGAGGATGCAGATTCATTTGCCAAAAAGGCTGAAATGTATTATCAAAAGAGGCCAGAATTGGTTGCTCTGGTTGAGGAATTTTACCGTGGTTACCGGGCTCTGGCTGAACGTTATGATCATGTGACAGTAGAATTGCGAAAGAATATACCCTCTGATCTCCAATCCCAAGGTTCTGGTATTTCTGATGCCGGCTCTGAACCGTCCTCTGCTGGGCCTTCTCCAACTCCAAAGAGGGGGGATCGTCTTAAATCAAGTAACCGAGCTGCTGGATTTGATTACTTTCTTGGCACTAGTGGAAATGGTTCTGATGCACAAAAAGATGGAGATGAATCCTCTACTTTGACGGATTCTGAGGACGAATCTGATGATTCATCGGTTAATAATTATTCTGGTTTCTTACAGAATGGAAGTGATCTGGGGATAAACAGAAGAATAATGGAGTTGGAAACTGAGCTACGTGAGGTAAAAGGAAAGCTTTGGATGCAGGAAGAGGAACATGCAGAGGTTTCATCCAGGGGATCAAGAAATGAGAGTACTGAAGATTTTTATACCAAAATCAATGCATATGAACAAGAACTGATGAATGTTAACGAGAAGTTAAGACTTTCAGAAGAAGAAATTACTAAACTGAAAATTGAGCTAGAAAAATACGGACCCTTCAATGCACAGAATTTGGAGTCTGGTTTTGAGTTTTCATCAACTAAAGAACACATCAATAATGGAGGCGAAGCCCTGGAGCACAAGATGATAGATGTTGGAGGAAGTATTGATGGTGTGGATAAGGAGTTGTCTGAGCAAAATGCGAAGATTGAGTCCCTTGCAAGGGAGCTAAGAATTACCAAAGAAAATCTTAAAACTTCAGAAACACAATTTACTTCACTGAAGTTTGAGGCCAATAAATCATCTGAAAGAATTCAGCAGTTGTTGGATCAGCTTGATTTGGCTACTAAAGACATTgcttcttggaaaaacaaattCAATAGTGAGAAAAGAGAGAGCACCAAACTCAATGAAAGACTTGCAAGGTTAAAGACTAGTCTATCTGACCGAGACCATGAGATCAGGGATTTGAAAACAGCAGTATCTGATGCTGAGCAGAAAATCTTCCCGGAGAAAGCTCAATTGAAGTCTGAAATGTCAAAGTTGCTGGAGGAACAGACTCATTTAGAAGAGCAGATCAGAGATTGGGAATGTCGAGGCCGTTCATTTGAAGAGGAAATCAGAAAGATCCAGTCTGAAAAAGTAGAGATGGAGGAGGCACTCAGGGTTGAGATTCAGCTGTTAAAGGCGGACATTGAGCAGAGAGAGAACAACATAAAAGAGCTCAACACTAGCCTTCATACTCTAAAATTAGAGAAAGATAATCTCCATGTTGAAGTTGGTTCGCTTATGGAAGAGGTGAACTCTAAAGATGTTAGGATTGAACACCTCAACAGTCATTTGAACCAGCTACACATGGAACATGTACAACTGATTGCTGGAATGGAGGAGGCACATAAACAAGCGGAAGAGCTAAAATCAAAAGCTAAGCAACTGGAGGAGGAGGTTGAGAGGCAAAAAACTGTGATCTTAGAAGGAGCGGAGGAGAAACGTGAGGCCATAAGGCAGCTATGTTTCTCACTCGACCACTACAGAAATAGCTACAATATGCTTAGACAGCACGTTGTGGGCCACAAACGGGTTCCAGTATTGGCTGCCTAATAATGAATAAATGTGAAGGTGATCTTGTATATTGCTTTGGCTATCTTCATTTCTCTGTCTTGGAATGTTTTTCTTATGCTTATGGTTCTAGTGTATATGAGTCAATATCATGTGTACTAGTACGGAGAAGTGATGACCATGTTAGCTATACTAGACATATTCTGATGGCATTGCTAAGTTTCATCGATTTTTGTAAGAAGCTGTGCCATACAACCCTTCCTTAAGGGTTCATTAGAGATTCAAAATTTCCTTAGTCTGCTCTAATATTTGTATAATCCACCCGTCTGGTCTCATGTGAATGGTTTGCAACGTTCTTTACTTATTTTTTCAATGTTTTTACAATTTGGAATTCTCTTACTTACAGTAATATAGAATGTTATTGGTAATGTAGCAGTATCAGTTTTCTTTGGGCTTGTGCTAGCTCTTACTAAAAATGTTGGTTATGTTGAGTTCGGACTTCATTATGTTTCGCCCAATTCATAGTGTTAAACAATTTGtcgactgtttcttcctgcacctccatatcttcttctggcacctccatacacaacatgaaaatacatttttatccttcttgtgccacctccatagagattatgtaatccagaaacgcatttgaaaaaagacttccggattacataatccagaagttaaaaaagatttccaaattatgtaatccgtaaAGTAATCATGAATATGAAAAAGgactttcggattatataatccggaagctaattacaaatttaaaaaatgacttctggattatgtaatccggaatattacagagggtccggaatattacagagggacatttttggaaatatgaaggacatttttggaaatatgaaaatctatggaggtgagagaagaaggtacggaggtgcaggaagaaacagcccaATTTGTCTTCACAATGGGTGGGGCGAAATTCCACCTcgcaaactttattattttttatttattattgaggTATACTTTTTAAGCTTTTTATTTCGTCACTTCTATTATAAAATTGtgatatttattgttattattattattattattttattttgttttgttcagTGGACATAATGTTAAATCTTTATACACTATCACCCGATAATAGTTCATTGTCACTAACTTTAGGAAATTATGTAAAGTTGAAAACTTGCTACAATAATGACTGTGATTGAATCACATTATAAACTATTGCAATAATTTAGGATGGTTAAAAATCATAACTAAAGACAGCAACGTTAATTTTAatgaatgtaaaaaaaaaaaatactgtaTCCATTTTGAAAAATCAACGAGTCAAATTCTTTTACCCAATCAATGAACTAAATCGATCTTTTTAATATTAGAATTGCTTAAATTGAGTAAACTAAATAGAGATCAAACAGGTCATTATTCTATATATTTGTGCATTAACATTTAGTGTTTAATACATTTAGTGTTTAATACTAAAGTTCACGCGAGTAAAATAAAATGTCATTAGCATAGATGACTGGTGTaaggaataatttttttaaagtttaacgAATATTCTAAAGTTTTAAGTTTTGAACTCATTTTCATTTATGCATCTAAAATTTTTAACTGAGTAAATTTAGATTCAACCTCATTACGTTAAGATTagtttatcataattttaaataaagtaattttttctCTCACAAATTTGTGTGtttttttgataaataaagtaaataagttgttcatttgatatattttttttcaaaacctttattcttttgaaaaattatatgataaaGTGTTTGATATAACTCAAATCGGTGTGTTTAGATGTTGTTTATGCTACATGTCTACTATCCTTGTTAATAAAAAGAAACTTGATCATTGTgttaatgttatatatattttttattaaaccaAATTCTAaaggttatatttttttatgatcttcTACCTCATTATATTAATGTTTCTCGGAATGTTACTTTTTTTGTGAAGATTAATTTCCTTACACATTCTTCTGAGAAGAATAGACATTTTTTTTAGATTCCTTTATCAGTTTATCTTAATGATCAAACTAAATTCAGTAGTGATTTTCTTGAAAAAGCTAATATTAATTCTGAGATTCTCAATGATAAAAATGCTACTAAAATTGAGACCGAAGATATTGGGCATGATATTGATCCTATTATTGATCAATATGTTCTTTGAAAATTTACTAGGACTAGACAGGTATGTCATGGTTTCTCTTCTAGACAATTTAATCAAGGTAAATTCACTCAACTTGGTTTAACTTGTGTACAACTTAACTTTAACTTATAAGAGAAGATTAATTCGTTTCaccttcttatt comes from the Phaseolus vulgaris cultivar G19833 chromosome 8, P. vulgaris v2.0, whole genome shotgun sequence genome and includes:
- the LOC137823728 gene encoding protein NETWORKED 4A-like, yielding MAASRVHSSKQMRRLESRKSHSWWWDSHISPKNSKWLFENLEEMDRSVKRMLKLIEEDADSFAKKAEMYYQKRPELVALVEEFYRGYRALAERYDHVTVELRKNIPSDLQSQGSGISDAGSEPSSAGPSPTPKRGDRLKSSNRAAGFDYFLGTSGNGSDAQKDGDESSTLTDSEDESDDSSVNNYSGFLQNGSDLGINRRIMELETELREVKGKLWMQEEEHAEVSSRGSRNESTEDFYTKINAYEQELMNVNEKLRLSEEEITKLKIELEKYGPFNAQNLESGFEFSSTKEHINNGGEALEHKMIDVGGSIDGVDKELSEQNAKIESLARELRITKENLKTSETQFTSLKFEANKSSERIQQLLDQLDLATKDIASWKNKFNSEKRESTKLNERLARLKTSLSDRDHEIRDLKTAVSDAEQKIFPEKAQLKSEMSKLLEEQTHLEEQIRDWECRGRSFEEEIRKIQSEKVEMEEALRVEIQLLKADIEQRENNIKELNTSLHTLKLEKDNLHVEVGSLMEEVNSKDVRIEHLNSHLNQLHMEHVQLIAGMEEAHKQAEELKSKAKQLEEEVERQKTVILEGAEEKREAIRQLCFSLDHYRNSYNMLRQHVVGHKRVPVLAA